A window of Oncorhynchus kisutch isolate 150728-3 linkage group LG10, Okis_V2, whole genome shotgun sequence contains these coding sequences:
- the LOC109876272 gene encoding uncharacterized protein LOC109876272 isoform X25, with product MFPASLLLLLTAASSVQGQTLTESGPVIKTPGESHTLICTGSGFTFKNYWMGWIRQAPGKELEWIGYIHGTTTYYSQSMQGRFTLSRDDSSSKLYLQMNSLKSEDTAVYYCARSSHNAFDYWGKGTMVTVSSASSTAPTLFPLAQCGSGTGDMMTLGCIATGFTPASLTFKWNEEGGNSLTDFVQYPAVQTGGSYMGVSQLRVKRADWDSKKFECAVEHSAGSKKVSVKKQLQRVIPPNITLYPLWEELKVGSKVGILCILSGFYPDKLSVEWLLDDKTVTTSPVQRKLQSLEGEEKTFSLNSQLELDRSQWTQGSEVTCKATHNAAQGPPTGTPVSRTTSICSAFPSSTPSLHLETPRFRTVMTQTEVTATCLVHSAYDAKVSWLLDGKDPTSRTPVNQASSTTQSISSNLTLPSSQWKTLNTITCRAEHHCFNSTEKTSNVKGPAVSSTTTVLIRRSLPELLKGDSAVLECAITQLSSSDLYVTFQANGVDFPEKQYVDLPASNGPHSLTRRFSIPKSHWKTDNTFTCKVNQGFSNSWVSSSKVKLFGELSMELLLVPSEEPSGSGTQKLMCSGWGFNPKIKWLSESEQRSAADNEIRMGEDGHVTLTSHITVTQQEWNEGKVFICEVDDKDLQKTVRKSTSLCTAFPSSTPSLHLETPRFRTVMTQTEVTATCLVHSAYDAKVSWLLDGKDPTSRTPVNQASSTTQSISSNLTLPSSQWKTLNTITCRAEHHCFNSTEKTSNVKGPAVSSTTTVLIRRSLPELLKGDSAVLECAITQLSSSDLYVTFQANGVDFPEKQYVDLPASNGPHSLTRRFSIPKSHWKTDNTFTCKVNQGFSNSWVSSSKVKLFGELSMELLLVPSEEPSGSGTQKLMCSGWGFNPKIKWLSESEQRSAADNEIRMGEDGHVTLTSHITVTQQEWNEGKVFICEVDDKDLQKTVRKHTSLCTAFPSSTPSLHLETPRFRTVMTQTEVTATCVVHSAYDAKVSWLLDGKDPTSRTPVNQASSTTQSISSNLTLPSSQWKTLNTITCRAEHRCFNSTEKTSNVKGSVTPSAPTATLLQGPSELVCLVLGFNPSDINITWLLDNVTELWNNNTSTPYRAPGGMFGIRSHLSLAHQDLTPGAVYTCRVTHTTQTLALNISKPELLEVEGVFFDENRSDPILADTAEENWNMACIFLVLFLISLLYSFTVTLVKTK from the exons ACAATGCTTTTGACTACTGGGGAAAAGGCACAATGGTTACCGTTTCATCAG CCTCATCAACTGCTCCGACTTTGTTCCCTCTTGCGCAATGTGGCTCCGGGACCGGAGATATGATGACTCTGGGTTGCATTGCCACTGGCTTCACGCCTGCCTCCCTCACCTTCAAATGGAATGAAGAAGGCGGGAATTCCCTGACTGATTTCGTTCAGTACCCTGCGGTCCAAACCGGTGGAAGCTACATGGGAGTCAGTCAACTCCGTGTAAAGAGAGCAGACTGGGACAGTAAAAAATTTGAATGCGCCGTGGAACATTCTGCTGGATCAAAGAAAGTATCAGTGAAAAAACAAC TGCAGCGGGTCATTCCTCCAAATATCACACTGTATCCTCTCTGGGAGGAACTGAAGGTGGGATCGAAGGTGGGAATCCTCTGCATCCTGAGTGGGTTCTACCCTGACAAGCTGAGTGTGGAGTGGCTGCTGGATGACAAGACTGTGACCACATCTCCAGTCCAGCGGAAGCTGCAGAGTCTAGAAGGTGAGGAGAAAACATTCAGCCTGAACAGCCAGCTGGAGCTGGACCGGAGCCAATGGACTCAAGGGTCAGAGGTCACATGCAAGGCCACCCACAATGCAGCACAAGGACCACCTACAGGAACACCAGTCTCCAGGACCACCAGTATTTGCTCAG CGTTTCCCTCGTctactccatccctccacctggAGACCCCCAGATTCAGGACAGTGATGACACAGACTGAGGTAACAGCTACATGTTTGGTCCACTCTGCGTATGACGCCAAAGTGTCCTGGCTTCTGGATGGAAAAGACCCAACCAGTAGGACCCCAGTGAACCAGGCCAGCAGCACAACTCAGAGCATCAGCAGTAACCTGACTCTTCCCTCAAGCCAATGGAAAACCCTGAACACAATAACATGCAGAGCTGAACATCACTGCTTCAACTCCACAGAGAAGACCAGTAATGTTAAAG gaCCTGCAGTGAGCAGCACTACCACAGTTCTGATCAGGAGGTCTCTCCCAGAGTTACTGAAGGGAGACAGTGCTGTGCTGGAGTGTGCCATCACACAACTCTCCTCCAGTGACCTCTACGTCACCTTTCAGGCCAATGGGGTTGATTTCCCTGAGAAACAGTATGTGGATCTGCCTGCCTCCAATGGCCCCCATTCACTCACCAGACGGTTCTCTATCCCCAAATCACACTGGAAGACAGACAACACTTTCACCTGTAAAGTTAACCAAGGTTTCTCCAACAGCTGGGTGTCTAGCTCCAAAGTCAAGCTTTTTG GTGAACTGTCCATGGAACTCCTTCTAGTCCCCAGTGAGGAGCCGTCTGGCTCAGGGACCCAGAAACTCATGTGTTCTGGGTGGGGCTTCAACCCTAAGATCAAGTGGCTCTCTGAGTCTGAACAGAGGTCTGCAGCAGACAATGAGATAAGGATGGGGGAAGATGGACATGTGACACTAACCAGTCATatcacagtaacacagcaggagtgGAATGAGGGGAAGGTCTTCATCTGTGAGGTAGATGACAAAGATCTTCAGAAAACTGTCAGGAAGAGCACCAGTTTATGCACAG CTTTTCCCTCGTctactccatccctccacctggAGACCCCCAGATTCAGGACAGTGATGACACAGACTGAGGTAACAGCTACATGTTTGGTCCACTCTGCGTATGACGCCAAAGTGTCCTGGCTTCTGGATGGAAAAGACCCAACCAGTAGGACCCCAGTGAACCAGGCCAGCAGCACAACTCAGAGCATCAGCAGTAACCTGACTCTTCCCTCAAGCCAATGGAAAACCCTGAACACAATAACATGCAGAGCTGAACATCACTGCTTCAACTCCACAGAGAAGACCAGTAATGTTAAAG gaCCTGCAGTGAGCAGCACTACCACAGTTCTGATCAGGAGGTCTCTCCCAGAGTTACTGAAGGGAGACAGTGCTGTGCTGGAGTGTGCCATCACACAACTCTCCTCCAGTGACCTCTATGTCACCTTTCAGGCCAATGGGGTTGATTTCCCTGAGAAACAGTATGTGGATCTGCCTGCCTCCAATGGCCCCCATTCACTCACCAGACGGTTCTCTATCCCCAAATCACACTGGAAGACAGACAACACTTTCACCTGTAAAGTTAACCAAGGTTTCTCCAACAGCTGGGTGTCTAGCTCCAAAGTCAAGCTTTTTG GTGAACTGTCCATGGAACTCCTTCTAGTCCCCAGTGAGGAGCCGTCTGGCTCAGGGACCCAGAAACTCATGTGTTCTGGGTGGGGCTTCAACCCTAAGATCAAGTGGCTCTCTGAGTCTGAACAGAGGTCTGCAGCAGACAATGAGATAAGGATGGGGGAAGATGGACATGTGACACTAACCAGTCATatcacagtaacacagcaggagtgGAATGAGGGGAAGGTCTTCATCTGTGAGGTAGATGACAAAGATCTTCAGAAAACTGTCAGGAAGCACACCAGTTTATGCACAG CTTTTCCCTCGTctactccatccctccacctggAGACCCCCAGATTCAGGACAGTGATGACACAGACTGAGGTAACAGCTACATGTGTGGTCCACTCTGCGTATGACGCCAAAGTGTCCTGGCTTCTGGATGGAAAAGACCCAACCAGTAGGACCCCAGTGAACCAGGCCAGCAGCACAACTCAGAGCATCAGCAGTAACCTGACTCTTCCCTCAAGCCAATGGAAAACCCTGAACACAATAACATGCAGAGCTGAACATCGCTGCTTCAACTCCACAGAGAAGACTAGTAATGTTAAAG gctcagTGACCCCCTCCGCACCAACAGCAACCCTGCTCCAGGGTCCCAGTGAGCTCGTCTGCCTGGTGCTTGGCTTCAACCCTTCAGACATCAACATCACCTGGCTGCTGGACAACGTCACAGAGCTGTGGAACAACAACACTAGCACCCCCTACAGGGCACCAGGAGGAATGTTCGGCATCAGGAGCCACCTGAGCCTGGCACACCAGGATTTGACACCGGGGGCTGTTTACACCTGCAGGGTGACCCACACCACCCAGACTCTGGCCCTGAACATATCCAAAccag AGCTCCTTGAGGTGGAGGGTGTCTTCTTTGACGAGAACAGGTCTGATCCCATTCTGGCGGACACTGCAGAGGAGAACTGGAACATGGCCTGCATATTCCTggtcctcttcctcatctccctcctctacaGCTTCACAGTCACTCTGGTCAAG ACAAAATGA
- the LOC109876272 gene encoding uncharacterized protein LOC109876272 isoform X17 has translation MMGKLYLLLLSLCLPCCNGQSLESIPSSLVQKNPGETLSLSCKISGYTVSSHHTHWIRQPAGKSLEWLGYSGLGLGYHAKKFEGRMETTKDTSNSMLTLMLSGLRTEDSAVYYCARAGDAFDYWGKGTMVTVSSASSTAPTLFPLAQCGSGTGDMMTLGCIATGFTPASLTFKWNEEGGNSLTDFVQYPAVQTGGSYMGVSQLRVKRADWDSKKFECAVEHSAGSKKVSVKKQLQRVIPPNITLYPLWEELKVGSKVGILCILSGFYPDKLSVEWLLDDKTVTTSPVQRKLQSLEGEEKTFSLNSQLELDRSQWTQGSEVTCKATHNAAQGPPTGTPVSRTTSICSAFPSSTPSLHLETPRFRTVMTQTEVTATCLVHSAYDAKVSWLLDGKDPTSRTPVNQASSTTQSISSNLTLPSSQWKTLNTITCRAEHHCFNSTEKTSNVKGPAVSSTTTVLIRRSLPELLKGDSAVLECAITQLSSSDLYVTFQANGVDFPEKQYVDLPASNGPHSLTRRFSIPKSHWKTDNTFTCKVNQGFSNSWVSSSKVKLFGELSMELLLVPSEEPSGSGTQKLMCSGWGFNPKIKWLSESEQRSAADNEIRMGEDGHVTLTSHITVTQQEWNEGKVFICEVDDKDLQKTVRKSTSLCTAFPSSTPSLHLETPRFRTVMTQTEVTATCLVHSAYDAKVSWLLDGKDPTSRTPVNQASSTTQSISSNLTLPSSQWKTLNTITCRAEHHCFNSTEKTSNVKGPAVSSTTTVLIRRSLPELLKGDSAVLECAITQLSSSDLYVTFQANGVDFPEKQYVDLPASNGPHSLTRRFSIPKSHWKTDNTFTCKVNQGFSNSWVSSSKVKLFGELSMELLLVPSEEPSGSGTQKLMCSGWGFNPKIKWLSESEQRSAADNEIRMGEDGHVTLTSHITVTQQEWNEGKVFICEVDDKDLQKTVRKHTSLCTAFPSSTPSLHLETPRFRTVMTQTEVTATCVVHSAYDAKVSWLLDGKDPTSRTPVNQASSTTQSISSNLTLPSSQWKTLNTITCRAEHRCFNSTEKTSNVKGSVTPSAPTATLLQGPSELVCLVLGFNPSDINITWLLDNVTELWNNNTSTPYRAPGGMFGIRSHLSLAHQDLTPGAVYTCRVTHTTQTLALNISKPELLEVEGVFFDENRSDPILADTAEENWNMACIFLVLFLISLLYSFTVTLVKTK, from the exons ATGCTTTTGACTACTGGGGAAAAGGCACAATGGTTACCGTTTCATCAG CCTCATCAACTGCTCCGACTTTGTTCCCTCTTGCGCAATGTGGCTCCGGGACCGGAGATATGATGACTCTGGGTTGCATTGCCACTGGCTTCACGCCTGCCTCCCTCACCTTCAAATGGAATGAAGAAGGCGGGAATTCCCTGACTGATTTCGTTCAGTACCCTGCGGTCCAAACCGGTGGAAGCTACATGGGAGTCAGTCAACTCCGTGTAAAGAGAGCAGACTGGGACAGTAAAAAATTTGAATGCGCCGTGGAACATTCTGCTGGATCAAAGAAAGTATCAGTGAAAAAACAAC TGCAGCGGGTCATTCCTCCAAATATCACACTGTATCCTCTCTGGGAGGAACTGAAGGTGGGATCGAAGGTGGGAATCCTCTGCATCCTGAGTGGGTTCTACCCTGACAAGCTGAGTGTGGAGTGGCTGCTGGATGACAAGACTGTGACCACATCTCCAGTCCAGCGGAAGCTGCAGAGTCTAGAAGGTGAGGAGAAAACATTCAGCCTGAACAGCCAGCTGGAGCTGGACCGGAGCCAATGGACTCAAGGGTCAGAGGTCACATGCAAGGCCACCCACAATGCAGCACAAGGACCACCTACAGGAACACCAGTCTCCAGGACCACCAGTATTTGCTCAG CGTTTCCCTCGTctactccatccctccacctggAGACCCCCAGATTCAGGACAGTGATGACACAGACTGAGGTAACAGCTACATGTTTGGTCCACTCTGCGTATGACGCCAAAGTGTCCTGGCTTCTGGATGGAAAAGACCCAACCAGTAGGACCCCAGTGAACCAGGCCAGCAGCACAACTCAGAGCATCAGCAGTAACCTGACTCTTCCCTCAAGCCAATGGAAAACCCTGAACACAATAACATGCAGAGCTGAACATCACTGCTTCAACTCCACAGAGAAGACCAGTAATGTTAAAG gaCCTGCAGTGAGCAGCACTACCACAGTTCTGATCAGGAGGTCTCTCCCAGAGTTACTGAAGGGAGACAGTGCTGTGCTGGAGTGTGCCATCACACAACTCTCCTCCAGTGACCTCTACGTCACCTTTCAGGCCAATGGGGTTGATTTCCCTGAGAAACAGTATGTGGATCTGCCTGCCTCCAATGGCCCCCATTCACTCACCAGACGGTTCTCTATCCCCAAATCACACTGGAAGACAGACAACACTTTCACCTGTAAAGTTAACCAAGGTTTCTCCAACAGCTGGGTGTCTAGCTCCAAAGTCAAGCTTTTTG GTGAACTGTCCATGGAACTCCTTCTAGTCCCCAGTGAGGAGCCGTCTGGCTCAGGGACCCAGAAACTCATGTGTTCTGGGTGGGGCTTCAACCCTAAGATCAAGTGGCTCTCTGAGTCTGAACAGAGGTCTGCAGCAGACAATGAGATAAGGATGGGGGAAGATGGACATGTGACACTAACCAGTCATatcacagtaacacagcaggagtgGAATGAGGGGAAGGTCTTCATCTGTGAGGTAGATGACAAAGATCTTCAGAAAACTGTCAGGAAGAGCACCAGTTTATGCACAG CTTTTCCCTCGTctactccatccctccacctggAGACCCCCAGATTCAGGACAGTGATGACACAGACTGAGGTAACAGCTACATGTTTGGTCCACTCTGCGTATGACGCCAAAGTGTCCTGGCTTCTGGATGGAAAAGACCCAACCAGTAGGACCCCAGTGAACCAGGCCAGCAGCACAACTCAGAGCATCAGCAGTAACCTGACTCTTCCCTCAAGCCAATGGAAAACCCTGAACACAATAACATGCAGAGCTGAACATCACTGCTTCAACTCCACAGAGAAGACCAGTAATGTTAAAG gaCCTGCAGTGAGCAGCACTACCACAGTTCTGATCAGGAGGTCTCTCCCAGAGTTACTGAAGGGAGACAGTGCTGTGCTGGAGTGTGCCATCACACAACTCTCCTCCAGTGACCTCTATGTCACCTTTCAGGCCAATGGGGTTGATTTCCCTGAGAAACAGTATGTGGATCTGCCTGCCTCCAATGGCCCCCATTCACTCACCAGACGGTTCTCTATCCCCAAATCACACTGGAAGACAGACAACACTTTCACCTGTAAAGTTAACCAAGGTTTCTCCAACAGCTGGGTGTCTAGCTCCAAAGTCAAGCTTTTTG GTGAACTGTCCATGGAACTCCTTCTAGTCCCCAGTGAGGAGCCGTCTGGCTCAGGGACCCAGAAACTCATGTGTTCTGGGTGGGGCTTCAACCCTAAGATCAAGTGGCTCTCTGAGTCTGAACAGAGGTCTGCAGCAGACAATGAGATAAGGATGGGGGAAGATGGACATGTGACACTAACCAGTCATatcacagtaacacagcaggagtgGAATGAGGGGAAGGTCTTCATCTGTGAGGTAGATGACAAAGATCTTCAGAAAACTGTCAGGAAGCACACCAGTTTATGCACAG CTTTTCCCTCGTctactccatccctccacctggAGACCCCCAGATTCAGGACAGTGATGACACAGACTGAGGTAACAGCTACATGTGTGGTCCACTCTGCGTATGACGCCAAAGTGTCCTGGCTTCTGGATGGAAAAGACCCAACCAGTAGGACCCCAGTGAACCAGGCCAGCAGCACAACTCAGAGCATCAGCAGTAACCTGACTCTTCCCTCAAGCCAATGGAAAACCCTGAACACAATAACATGCAGAGCTGAACATCGCTGCTTCAACTCCACAGAGAAGACTAGTAATGTTAAAG gctcagTGACCCCCTCCGCACCAACAGCAACCCTGCTCCAGGGTCCCAGTGAGCTCGTCTGCCTGGTGCTTGGCTTCAACCCTTCAGACATCAACATCACCTGGCTGCTGGACAACGTCACAGAGCTGTGGAACAACAACACTAGCACCCCCTACAGGGCACCAGGAGGAATGTTCGGCATCAGGAGCCACCTGAGCCTGGCACACCAGGATTTGACACCGGGGGCTGTTTACACCTGCAGGGTGACCCACACCACCCAGACTCTGGCCCTGAACATATCCAAAccag AGCTCCTTGAGGTGGAGGGTGTCTTCTTTGACGAGAACAGGTCTGATCCCATTCTGGCGGACACTGCAGAGGAGAACTGGAACATGGCCTGCATATTCCTggtcctcttcctcatctccctcctctacaGCTTCACAGTCACTCTGGTCAAG ACAAAATGA
- the LOC109876272 gene encoding uncharacterized protein LOC109876272 isoform X28: MMTLGCIATGFTPASLTFKWNEEGGNSLTDFVQYPAVQTGGSYMGVSQLRVKRADWDSKKFECAVEHSAGSKKVSVKKQLQRVIPPNITLYPLWEELKVGSKVGILCILSGFYPDKLSVEWLLDDKTVTTSPVQRKLQSLEGEEKTFSLNSQLELDRSQWTQGSEVTCKATHNAAQGPPTGTPVSRTTSICSAFPSSTPSLHLETPRFRTVMTQTEVTATCLVHSAYDAKVSWLLDGKDPTSRTPVNQASSTTQSISSNLTLPSSQWKTLNTITCRAEHHCFNSTEKTSNVKGPAVSSTTTVLIRRSLPELLKGDSAVLECAITQLSSSDLYVTFQANGVDFPEKQYVDLPASNGPHSLTRRFSIPKSHWKTDNTFTCKVNQGFSNSWVSSSKVKLFGELSMELLLVPSEEPSGSGTQKLMCSGWGFNPKIKWLSESEQRSAADNEIRMGEDGHVTLTSHITVTQQEWNEGKVFICEVDDKDLQKTVRKSTSLCTAFPSSTPSLHLETPRFRTVMTQTEVTATCLVHSAYDAKVSWLLDGKDPTSRTPVNQASSTTQSISSNLTLPSSQWKTLNTITCRAEHHCFNSTEKTSNVKGPAVSSTTTVLIRRSLPELLKGDSAVLECAITQLSSSDLYVTFQANGVDFPEKQYVDLPASNGPHSLTRRFSIPKSHWKTDNTFTCKVNQGFSNSWVSSSKVKLFGELSMELLLVPSEEPSGSGTQKLMCSGWGFNPKIKWLSESEQRSAADNEIRMGEDGHVTLTSHITVTQQEWNEGKVFICEVDDKDLQKTVRKHTSLCTAFPSSTPSLHLETPRFRTVMTQTEVTATCVVHSAYDAKVSWLLDGKDPTSRTPVNQASSTTQSISSNLTLPSSQWKTLNTITCRAEHRCFNSTEKTSNVKGSVTPSAPTATLLQGPSELVCLVLGFNPSDINITWLLDNVTELWNNNTSTPYRAPGGMFGIRSHLSLAHQDLTPGAVYTCRVTHTTQTLALNISKPELLEVEGVFFDENRSDPILADTAEENWNMACIFLVLFLISLLYSFTVTLVKTK; this comes from the exons ATGATGACTCTGGGTTGCATTGCCACTGGCTTCACGCCTGCCTCCCTCACCTTCAAATGGAATGAAGAAGGCGGGAATTCCCTGACTGATTTCGTTCAGTACCCTGCGGTCCAAACCGGTGGAAGCTACATGGGAGTCAGTCAACTCCGTGTAAAGAGAGCAGACTGGGACAGTAAAAAATTTGAATGCGCCGTGGAACATTCTGCTGGATCAAAGAAAGTATCAGTGAAAAAACAAC TGCAGCGGGTCATTCCTCCAAATATCACACTGTATCCTCTCTGGGAGGAACTGAAGGTGGGATCGAAGGTGGGAATCCTCTGCATCCTGAGTGGGTTCTACCCTGACAAGCTGAGTGTGGAGTGGCTGCTGGATGACAAGACTGTGACCACATCTCCAGTCCAGCGGAAGCTGCAGAGTCTAGAAGGTGAGGAGAAAACATTCAGCCTGAACAGCCAGCTGGAGCTGGACCGGAGCCAATGGACTCAAGGGTCAGAGGTCACATGCAAGGCCACCCACAATGCAGCACAAGGACCACCTACAGGAACACCAGTCTCCAGGACCACCAGTATTTGCTCAG CGTTTCCCTCGTctactccatccctccacctggAGACCCCCAGATTCAGGACAGTGATGACACAGACTGAGGTAACAGCTACATGTTTGGTCCACTCTGCGTATGACGCCAAAGTGTCCTGGCTTCTGGATGGAAAAGACCCAACCAGTAGGACCCCAGTGAACCAGGCCAGCAGCACAACTCAGAGCATCAGCAGTAACCTGACTCTTCCCTCAAGCCAATGGAAAACCCTGAACACAATAACATGCAGAGCTGAACATCACTGCTTCAACTCCACAGAGAAGACCAGTAATGTTAAAG gaCCTGCAGTGAGCAGCACTACCACAGTTCTGATCAGGAGGTCTCTCCCAGAGTTACTGAAGGGAGACAGTGCTGTGCTGGAGTGTGCCATCACACAACTCTCCTCCAGTGACCTCTACGTCACCTTTCAGGCCAATGGGGTTGATTTCCCTGAGAAACAGTATGTGGATCTGCCTGCCTCCAATGGCCCCCATTCACTCACCAGACGGTTCTCTATCCCCAAATCACACTGGAAGACAGACAACACTTTCACCTGTAAAGTTAACCAAGGTTTCTCCAACAGCTGGGTGTCTAGCTCCAAAGTCAAGCTTTTTG GTGAACTGTCCATGGAACTCCTTCTAGTCCCCAGTGAGGAGCCGTCTGGCTCAGGGACCCAGAAACTCATGTGTTCTGGGTGGGGCTTCAACCCTAAGATCAAGTGGCTCTCTGAGTCTGAACAGAGGTCTGCAGCAGACAATGAGATAAGGATGGGGGAAGATGGACATGTGACACTAACCAGTCATatcacagtaacacagcaggagtgGAATGAGGGGAAGGTCTTCATCTGTGAGGTAGATGACAAAGATCTTCAGAAAACTGTCAGGAAGAGCACCAGTTTATGCACAG CTTTTCCCTCGTctactccatccctccacctggAGACCCCCAGATTCAGGACAGTGATGACACAGACTGAGGTAACAGCTACATGTTTGGTCCACTCTGCGTATGACGCCAAAGTGTCCTGGCTTCTGGATGGAAAAGACCCAACCAGTAGGACCCCAGTGAACCAGGCCAGCAGCACAACTCAGAGCATCAGCAGTAACCTGACTCTTCCCTCAAGCCAATGGAAAACCCTGAACACAATAACATGCAGAGCTGAACATCACTGCTTCAACTCCACAGAGAAGACCAGTAATGTTAAAG gaCCTGCAGTGAGCAGCACTACCACAGTTCTGATCAGGAGGTCTCTCCCAGAGTTACTGAAGGGAGACAGTGCTGTGCTGGAGTGTGCCATCACACAACTCTCCTCCAGTGACCTCTATGTCACCTTTCAGGCCAATGGGGTTGATTTCCCTGAGAAACAGTATGTGGATCTGCCTGCCTCCAATGGCCCCCATTCACTCACCAGACGGTTCTCTATCCCCAAATCACACTGGAAGACAGACAACACTTTCACCTGTAAAGTTAACCAAGGTTTCTCCAACAGCTGGGTGTCTAGCTCCAAAGTCAAGCTTTTTG GTGAACTGTCCATGGAACTCCTTCTAGTCCCCAGTGAGGAGCCGTCTGGCTCAGGGACCCAGAAACTCATGTGTTCTGGGTGGGGCTTCAACCCTAAGATCAAGTGGCTCTCTGAGTCTGAACAGAGGTCTGCAGCAGACAATGAGATAAGGATGGGGGAAGATGGACATGTGACACTAACCAGTCATatcacagtaacacagcaggagtgGAATGAGGGGAAGGTCTTCATCTGTGAGGTAGATGACAAAGATCTTCAGAAAACTGTCAGGAAGCACACCAGTTTATGCACAG CTTTTCCCTCGTctactccatccctccacctggAGACCCCCAGATTCAGGACAGTGATGACACAGACTGAGGTAACAGCTACATGTGTGGTCCACTCTGCGTATGACGCCAAAGTGTCCTGGCTTCTGGATGGAAAAGACCCAACCAGTAGGACCCCAGTGAACCAGGCCAGCAGCACAACTCAGAGCATCAGCAGTAACCTGACTCTTCCCTCAAGCCAATGGAAAACCCTGAACACAATAACATGCAGAGCTGAACATCGCTGCTTCAACTCCACAGAGAAGACTAGTAATGTTAAAG gctcagTGACCCCCTCCGCACCAACAGCAACCCTGCTCCAGGGTCCCAGTGAGCTCGTCTGCCTGGTGCTTGGCTTCAACCCTTCAGACATCAACATCACCTGGCTGCTGGACAACGTCACAGAGCTGTGGAACAACAACACTAGCACCCCCTACAGGGCACCAGGAGGAATGTTCGGCATCAGGAGCCACCTGAGCCTGGCACACCAGGATTTGACACCGGGGGCTGTTTACACCTGCAGGGTGACCCACACCACCCAGACTCTGGCCCTGAACATATCCAAAccag AGCTCCTTGAGGTGGAGGGTGTCTTCTTTGACGAGAACAGGTCTGATCCCATTCTGGCGGACACTGCAGAGGAGAACTGGAACATGGCCTGCATATTCCTggtcctcttcctcatctccctcctctacaGCTTCACAGTCACTCTGGTCAAG ACAAAATGA